A section of the Neofelis nebulosa isolate mNeoNeb1 chromosome 12, mNeoNeb1.pri, whole genome shotgun sequence genome encodes:
- the LOC131490865 gene encoding interferon omega-1-like gives MALLRPLLTALALLTCRPGGSLGCALPGSHAQVSRDNLVLLGQMRRLSPFLCLRARKDFRFPREMLEGGQLREAQAAAAVLRELLQQTFNLLHTERSSAAWSPAPLHRLRSGLHLQLEALDACLVQATGEGERAPGMHGPALAIKRYFQDIRVYLEDQGYSDCAWEIVRLEIMRALSSSATLQDSLAIKDGDLGSP, from the coding sequence ATGGCTCTCCTGCGCCCTCTGCTGACCGCCCTGGCGCTGCTCACCTGCCGCCCTGGAGGCTCTCTGGGCTGTGCCCTGCCTGGGAGCCACGCGCAGGTTAGCAGGGACAACTTGGTGCTCCTGGGCCAGATGCGGAGACTGTCCCCTTTCTTGTGCCTGCGGGCCAGAAAAGACTTCCGCTTCCCCCGGGAGATGCTGGAGGGCGGCCAGCTCCGGGAGGCCCAGGCCGCCGCCGCCGTCCTGCGGGAGCTGCTCCAGCAGACCTTCAACCTGTTGCACACGGAGCGCTCCTCGGCGGCCTGGAGCCCCGCGCCGCTGCACCGACTCCGCTCTGGCCTCCACCTGCAGCTGGAAGCCCTGGACGCCTGCTTGGTGCAGGCCACGGGCGAGGGAGAGCGCGCCCCGGGGATGCACGGCCCTGCCCTGGCCATCAAGAGGTACTTCCAGGACATCCGCGTCTACCTGGAGGACCAGGGATACAGTGACTGCGCCTGGGAAATTGTCAGGCTGGAAATCATGAGAGCCTTGTCCTCCTCGGCGACCTTGCAAGACAGCTTAGCCATCAAGGATGGAGACCTGGGGTCACCTTGA